The proteins below are encoded in one region of Mycobacterium pseudokansasii:
- a CDS encoding PAS domain-containing protein, producing the protein MERRRNRQASQSPLIALKQLPALVVLERIPVPVLATGDDGSILFTNTAFAEMVGRDPDEVLLLRFHEIFHQCPDSESSTLSFVHALANMVVELAHKDGSVVRALMSRSAVRRADDNFALAVFQDLTEQLWEEER; encoded by the coding sequence GTGGAGCGCCGACGGAACCGGCAGGCAAGTCAATCGCCGCTAATCGCGTTGAAGCAGTTGCCCGCGCTGGTCGTTCTGGAGCGGATTCCGGTCCCCGTGCTCGCCACCGGAGATGACGGCAGCATCCTGTTCACCAACACCGCATTCGCCGAGATGGTGGGCCGCGACCCGGACGAGGTGCTGTTGCTGCGGTTCCACGAGATCTTCCATCAGTGTCCTGACTCGGAATCGTCGACGCTGTCCTTCGTGCATGCGCTGGCCAACATGGTCGTCGAGCTGGCCCACAAGGACGGCTCGGTGGTGCGAGCGCTGATGAGCAGGTCGGCCGTACGACGCGCGGACGACAATTTTGCCCTCGCGGTGTTTCAGGATCTGACTGAGCAACTGTGGGAAGAGGAGCGCTGA
- a CDS encoding TetR/AcrR family transcriptional regulator, translating to MARQVRSEVTRRKILDAAVDVFGEVGYAAANWGTIIERTGMTKGALYHHFDSKEALASAIIEEGSDALLGAFRNVCGSASPALENMIHGTFAVAHLLRADETARAAEHLTAVLAGFNAAAAQFFGVCAGEMAGQARRAIAEGDLRDDVDPELVGELIVGATFGMRLLSNALSRPGANGHQVESPGHRLGQLWGLLLPGMTVETSLPYFREFLAREAMRSRH from the coding sequence ATGGCACGCCAGGTTCGATCCGAGGTAACCCGGCGAAAGATCCTCGATGCCGCCGTCGACGTTTTCGGCGAGGTCGGGTACGCGGCCGCCAATTGGGGCACGATCATCGAGCGGACGGGCATGACCAAAGGTGCCCTGTACCACCACTTTGATTCGAAGGAAGCGTTGGCGTCAGCGATCATCGAGGAAGGTTCCGACGCGCTTCTCGGTGCATTTCGCAACGTATGCGGGTCGGCGTCGCCCGCCCTGGAGAACATGATTCACGGCACCTTCGCCGTCGCGCACCTTCTCCGTGCCGACGAGACGGCTCGTGCGGCCGAGCACCTAACCGCTGTCCTCGCCGGATTTAACGCCGCTGCCGCGCAATTTTTCGGGGTCTGCGCGGGGGAGATGGCCGGCCAGGCCCGGCGGGCGATTGCCGAAGGCGATCTCCGGGACGACGTCGATCCCGAATTGGTCGGGGAGTTGATTGTCGGCGCGACGTTCGGAATGCGGTTGCTCTCCAACGCGTTATCCCGACCCGGCGCCAATGGGCACCAAGTAGAGAGCCCCGGACATCGATTGGGTCAGCTATGGGGACTTCTGCTTCCCGGCATGACCGTTGAAACGTCGCTGCCCTACTTCCGGGAATTCCTTGCCCGCGAGGCGATGCGTAGCCGCCATTGA
- a CDS encoding TetR/AcrR family transcriptional regulator — protein sequence MNSSAQSTTDSTSGRADTTRQQILQAAAHQFARRAYHDVGLDDILAAAQLTKGAMYFHFRSKHALAVAIIEQHTAAGRVAVEELLARQLSGLETLVDFVYLIAVRDVSQDMARAALHLLDSVGRAEGLHAKLLDGWIEALAAVVRRAIVEGDMAEGCDPQDVGRLIVSMYLGLRQASDLDAPERFLRDLEKSWLLVLSGMVQPDRIDYFTQFVTRRTALAIRSATAQVAPG from the coding sequence ATGAACTCTTCGGCTCAGAGCACGACCGACTCGACGAGCGGGCGAGCGGACACCACGCGCCAGCAGATTCTGCAGGCCGCCGCGCATCAGTTCGCTCGGCGCGCGTACCACGATGTCGGGCTCGACGACATCCTCGCGGCGGCCCAGCTCACCAAGGGTGCGATGTATTTCCACTTCCGGTCTAAGCATGCGCTGGCCGTGGCCATCATCGAGCAACACACCGCCGCGGGCCGGGTTGCGGTCGAGGAACTGCTAGCCAGGCAGCTTTCCGGCCTAGAGACCCTGGTCGACTTCGTTTACCTGATCGCCGTCCGCGACGTCAGCCAGGACATGGCCAGGGCGGCCCTACACCTGCTCGACTCGGTCGGTCGCGCCGAAGGCCTGCACGCAAAATTGCTGGACGGGTGGATCGAAGCCCTCGCGGCTGTGGTACGGCGCGCGATCGTTGAAGGCGACATGGCCGAAGGCTGCGACCCGCAAGACGTTGGCCGTCTGATCGTGTCGATGTATCTGGGTTTGCGGCAGGCCAGCGACCTGGACGCACCGGAGCGGTTTCTCCGCGATCTCGAGAAGAGCTGGTTGCTGGTGCTGAGCGGAATGGTTCAGCCGGACAGAATCGACTACTTCACGCAGTTCGTCACGCGGCGGACCGCGCTGGCCATCCGTTCGGCAACGGCCCAGGTGGCGCCGGGTTGA
- a CDS encoding putative bifunctional diguanylate cyclase/phosphodiesterase has translation MPRSLDLVVTSVATQLMEATASTATQVSQRVLAQLVEQFDVDASFLRHHDHEIRASVLVAEWPPRRDVADPDPQGVVHFTSADPVLTQCEHGRKPVVIRPHRNNRFFRRWAGGSTQAALPSVAAAPLVSGEATTGVLGFVKFGARKWRHEEINTLEAVAALFAQLQARIAAEEKLRYLAEHDDLTGLHNRRALLAHLSERLAAGKPGPVAVLYLDLDRLKSINDYLGHNAGDWFIRVFAQRLRGCVGGESMIARLGGDEFVVIPDQAMPKGAAESFARRLSATLRDRLAIGGHQITRTVSIGLAVGMPGRDDGTDLLRRADEAVLAAKRAGGNQVALSTDDMSLKNAFRNDIELHLQGDIDSDALLLHYLPEVDLWTGAVVAAEALVRWRHPIWGLLLPDSFIGVAESSNLAGELGRCVMRSACAEFSRWRKNGVGQSAVLRINVSPVQLITRGFVRSVADTIEEFGIDGGSVCLEITERAVVHDIEATRKTLSELKDVGVQVAIDDFGTGYAVLSHLKSLPVDMLKIDTGFVRDLGTNAGDLAIVRAIIGLAEAFGLQVVAEGVETPAAALTLMQHGCHRAQGFLLSRPVPGNAMEALLSARWMPMPFLADREALTLGAI, from the coding sequence TTGCCGCGCAGCTTGGACCTCGTCGTCACCTCCGTAGCCACCCAGCTGATGGAGGCGACCGCATCCACCGCAACACAGGTGAGCCAGCGGGTGCTCGCTCAACTGGTCGAGCAGTTCGATGTGGACGCCAGCTTCTTGCGCCACCACGACCACGAGATTCGCGCCTCGGTCCTGGTTGCGGAGTGGCCGCCGCGGCGTGACGTCGCGGACCCGGATCCGCAGGGCGTCGTCCACTTCACCAGCGCCGATCCGGTGCTCACCCAGTGCGAGCACGGCAGGAAGCCGGTTGTCATCCGGCCGCACCGAAACAACCGGTTCTTCCGGCGCTGGGCGGGCGGATCCACACAGGCGGCGTTGCCATCGGTGGCTGCGGCTCCGCTGGTCTCGGGGGAGGCGACCACCGGCGTGCTCGGCTTCGTGAAGTTCGGCGCCAGGAAGTGGAGACATGAAGAGATCAACACCCTCGAGGCCGTCGCCGCGTTGTTCGCACAGCTGCAGGCACGAATCGCCGCCGAGGAGAAATTGCGCTACCTGGCTGAGCACGACGATCTGACCGGCCTGCATAACCGCCGCGCGCTGCTGGCGCATCTGTCCGAACGGCTCGCGGCGGGTAAACCCGGGCCCGTCGCCGTGCTGTACCTCGACCTCGACCGACTGAAGTCAATCAACGACTATCTGGGCCACAATGCGGGCGACTGGTTCATCCGCGTCTTTGCTCAGCGCCTTCGCGGGTGCGTCGGCGGTGAAAGCATGATCGCCCGACTGGGCGGCGACGAATTCGTGGTGATCCCCGACCAGGCGATGCCCAAAGGAGCCGCCGAGTCGTTCGCCCGCCGGCTTTCGGCAACGCTGCGGGATCGGCTGGCAATCGGTGGCCATCAGATCACCCGGACGGTGAGCATCGGTCTGGCCGTGGGCATGCCTGGCCGCGACGACGGCACCGATCTGCTGCGCCGGGCCGACGAGGCGGTGCTGGCCGCCAAACGCGCCGGCGGCAACCAGGTGGCGCTGTCTACCGACGACATGTCGCTCAAGAACGCGTTCCGCAACGACATCGAGTTGCATCTGCAGGGCGATATCGACAGCGATGCGCTGTTGCTGCACTATCTGCCGGAGGTCGACTTGTGGACCGGCGCGGTCGTGGCGGCCGAGGCGCTGGTTCGCTGGCGCCACCCCATTTGGGGGTTGCTGCTGCCGGACTCGTTCATCGGGGTGGCCGAGTCCAGCAATCTCGCCGGCGAACTCGGCCGATGTGTGATGCGCAGCGCGTGCGCCGAATTCAGCCGGTGGCGCAAGAACGGCGTCGGGCAGAGCGCGGTGTTGCGCATCAATGTGTCGCCCGTCCAGCTGATAACCCGCGGTTTTGTCCGCAGTGTGGCCGACACCATCGAGGAGTTCGGCATCGACGGCGGATCGGTGTGCCTGGAGATCACCGAACGTGCGGTCGTGCACGACATCGAGGCGACGCGAAAGACGTTGTCGGAACTCAAGGACGTTGGTGTGCAGGTGGCCATCGACGACTTCGGCACCGGTTACGCGGTGTTGTCGCATCTGAAGTCGCTTCCCGTCGACATGCTCAAGATCGACACCGGCTTCGTCCGCGACCTGGGCACCAACGCCGGCGACCTGGCGATCGTTCGCGCCATCATCGGGCTCGCCGAGGCGTTCGGGCTGCAAGTGGTCGCCGAGGGTGTGGAGACCCCTGCGGCTGCGCTGACTTTGATGCAGCACGGTTGCCACCGGGCGCAGGGATTCCTGCTGTCGCGCCCCGTCCCGGGCAACGCCATGGAGGCGTTGCTGTCCGCCCGCTGGATGCCGATGCCGTTCCTCGCCGACCGCGAGGCACTGACGCTCGGCGCAATCTAG
- a CDS encoding NAD(P)/FAD-dependent oxidoreductase, protein MLEPTPLTSPRTHVVVVGGGYAGAVAANHLRLNADIDITVVNARPVFVERIRLHQLAAGSGTATVEYGTLLGEGIELIVDTVDRIDSADHRLLLASGAQLDFDYLIYAVGSTGTMPAVPGAAEFAYSLADLDGATRLRHTLVDLPAAAPVVVVGGGLTGIEAASELAEQGRPVTLVCGGPLGPSLSKRGRRSVAKQLRRLGVAVLESVSVSQVRWDAVVLSDHIVLPSAATVWTAGFEVPDLAARSGLRTDGLGRLLTDETLTSPDDDRIVAAGDCAAPSGRPLRMSCQAAGPLGAQAANTVLSRIAGETPAVLSQAFVGQCISLGRSHGTVQLSRSDDTPINVVVGGRTGAAIKEAICKGTVWSIRHEAAKPGSYFWFKGGKRAAQLPAERQAHPDDVPLRSR, encoded by the coding sequence ATGCTTGAGCCGACCCCCTTGACCAGCCCACGGACTCACGTCGTCGTCGTCGGCGGCGGCTACGCAGGAGCGGTGGCCGCCAACCACCTGCGCCTCAACGCCGACATCGACATCACGGTGGTGAACGCACGCCCGGTGTTCGTCGAACGGATCCGGCTGCACCAGTTGGCGGCCGGCAGCGGCACCGCCACCGTCGAGTACGGCACGCTGCTGGGCGAGGGCATCGAGCTGATCGTCGACACCGTCGACCGCATCGACTCCGCCGACCACAGGTTGCTGCTGGCTTCAGGTGCCCAACTGGACTTCGACTACCTCATCTATGCCGTGGGCAGCACCGGGACCATGCCGGCGGTTCCCGGAGCTGCCGAATTCGCATACTCGCTCGCCGATCTGGACGGCGCGACCCGGCTGCGGCACACGCTGGTCGACCTGCCCGCCGCCGCTCCCGTCGTCGTGGTGGGCGGCGGGTTGACCGGCATCGAAGCCGCCTCGGAGCTTGCCGAGCAGGGCCGCCCGGTGACGTTGGTCTGCGGCGGCCCATTGGGGCCTTCGCTGAGCAAGCGAGGCCGGCGGTCGGTAGCCAAGCAGCTGCGCAGACTGGGCGTCGCGGTGCTCGAATCTGTCTCGGTCAGCCAGGTGCGCTGGGATGCCGTGGTGCTCAGTGACCACATCGTGCTGCCCAGCGCGGCCACGGTGTGGACCGCCGGATTCGAGGTGCCGGATCTGGCCGCACGCAGCGGGCTTCGCACCGACGGTCTGGGCCGGCTGCTCACTGACGAAACACTGACCAGCCCCGACGACGACCGAATCGTCGCCGCCGGCGACTGCGCCGCACCGTCGGGCCGGCCGCTGCGGATGAGCTGCCAGGCGGCCGGGCCGCTGGGGGCCCAGGCCGCCAATACCGTGCTCAGCAGGATCGCGGGCGAAACCCCGGCCGTGCTCAGCCAGGCGTTCGTCGGGCAGTGCATCAGCCTGGGCCGCTCCCACGGCACCGTGCAGCTGTCCCGCTCCGACGACACTCCGATCAATGTGGTCGTGGGGGGCCGAACCGGCGCCGCGATCAAGGAAGCGATCTGCAAGGGCACGGTGTGGTCCATCCGACACGAAGCCGCCAAACCCGGCTCGTACTTCTGGTTCAAAGGCGGCAAGCGGGCCGCGCAGCTGCCGGCCGAGCGACAGGCTCATCCCGATGACGTCCCGCTGAGGTCCCGATGA
- a CDS encoding RNA polymerase sigma-70 factor, protein MTQSPGEHAQRFTLLRPMLFTIAYEILGSATESEDVLQDSYIRWAAVDLKTVRDTKSYLAQLVTRQALNALRAGARRREEYVGPWLPEPLLLDEQDPAADVVLAESVSMAMLVLLETLSPDERAVFVLREVFGFDYAEIADAVGKSAPAVRQIAHRAREHVQARRKRYGARPVDPQRHAEITAQFLETATSGDVQGLMAMLAPDACWMADSGGKVSAARRPVVGAERVAKAITGLIRKAAAHLQVKVVTCNSAPAVLFYLGEHLEGVITLEIVEDKITNFYVMRNPEKLTALASPREISRG, encoded by the coding sequence ATGACGCAGTCACCCGGCGAGCACGCCCAACGGTTCACCCTGCTGCGGCCGATGCTGTTCACCATCGCCTACGAAATCCTCGGCTCGGCAACCGAATCCGAGGACGTGCTGCAGGACAGCTATATTCGGTGGGCTGCCGTCGACCTGAAGACGGTGCGCGACACCAAGTCCTACCTGGCTCAGCTGGTCACTCGCCAGGCACTCAACGCCCTGCGGGCCGGCGCCCGCCGCCGCGAAGAATACGTGGGGCCGTGGCTGCCCGAGCCGCTGCTGCTCGACGAGCAGGACCCGGCTGCCGACGTGGTACTGGCCGAATCGGTGTCGATGGCGATGCTGGTCTTGCTGGAGACGTTGAGCCCCGACGAACGGGCGGTATTCGTGTTGCGCGAAGTCTTCGGATTCGACTACGCCGAGATCGCCGACGCGGTGGGCAAGTCCGCGCCGGCGGTGCGCCAGATCGCCCATCGCGCGCGCGAACACGTGCAGGCGCGGCGCAAGCGATACGGCGCACGGCCGGTCGACCCGCAGCGCCACGCTGAGATCACCGCACAATTCCTGGAGACGGCCACCAGCGGCGACGTGCAGGGGCTGATGGCAATGCTTGCTCCGGATGCCTGCTGGATGGCCGACAGCGGCGGCAAGGTGTCTGCGGCGCGCAGGCCGGTGGTCGGCGCCGAACGGGTGGCCAAGGCCATCACCGGACTGATCCGCAAGGCGGCAGCGCACTTGCAGGTGAAGGTCGTGACCTGTAACAGCGCGCCGGCGGTGCTTTTCTATCTGGGTGAACACTTAGAGGGCGTGATCACGCTGGAGATCGTCGAGGACAAGATCACCAACTTCTACGTGATGCGCAATCCCGAGAAGCTGACGGCATTGGCCAGCCCGCGCGAGATCAGCCGCGGCTGA
- a CDS encoding aminodeoxychorismate synthase component I has protein sequence MRIDRLGDLGGAPQVLRAVARATVRLGLAPPAALTGEWFGALAVIAPSVSVQPMDRGDAFRLREAPGERVAPVSGAVGGGWVGYLSYPDSGADGRASRIPEAAGGWTDCVLRRDRDGHWWYESLSGAPMADWLASALATTPAPAGRPVPGACRIDWAAADREAHRDGVLACLAAITAGEVYQACVCTQFTGTVSGSALDFFIDFVDVARTSPSRAAYVGGPWGAVASLSPELFLRRRGTVVASSPIKGTLPLEAWPSALRASPKEVAENIMIVDLVRNDLGRVAITGTVTVPELLVVRRAPGVWHLVSTVAAQVPADLPMSALLDAAFPPASVTGTPKLRARQLISQWEQRRRGIYCGTVGFASPIAGSELNVAIRTVEFDTAGNAVLGVGGGITADSDPDAEWQECLHKAAPIVGMAVPASATRVG, from the coding sequence GTGCGAATCGATCGGCTCGGCGACCTTGGCGGGGCACCACAGGTGCTGCGCGCTGTCGCTCGTGCCACCGTCCGACTGGGCTTGGCGCCGCCGGCCGCGTTGACCGGCGAATGGTTCGGCGCGCTGGCGGTGATCGCACCGAGTGTGTCGGTCCAGCCGATGGACCGCGGCGACGCGTTTCGACTCCGGGAGGCCCCCGGTGAACGGGTGGCGCCCGTCTCGGGCGCGGTGGGCGGCGGCTGGGTCGGCTATCTGTCTTATCCCGATTCCGGCGCGGACGGGCGGGCGAGCCGGATCCCCGAAGCCGCCGGGGGCTGGACCGATTGCGTGCTGCGCCGCGACCGCGACGGCCACTGGTGGTACGAGAGCCTGTCGGGCGCACCCATGGCGGACTGGCTGGCCAGCGCCCTGGCGACGACACCGGCGCCGGCCGGCCGGCCGGTGCCGGGGGCGTGCCGGATCGATTGGGCAGCGGCCGACCGGGAGGCTCACCGCGACGGGGTGCTGGCCTGCCTGGCGGCGATCACCGCCGGCGAGGTCTATCAGGCCTGCGTGTGCACGCAGTTCACCGGGACCGTCAGCGGGTCCGCGCTGGACTTCTTCATCGACTTCGTCGACGTTGCCCGCACCTCCCCGTCCCGGGCAGCCTATGTCGGCGGCCCGTGGGGCGCGGTGGCATCGCTGTCCCCGGAACTTTTCCTGCGCCGCCGCGGCACCGTTGTGGCCTCCAGCCCGATCAAGGGCACGTTGCCGCTGGAGGCCTGGCCGTCGGCGCTGCGCGCGTCACCCAAAGAAGTGGCCGAGAACATCATGATCGTGGACTTGGTCCGCAACGACCTTGGCCGAGTGGCCATTACCGGCACGGTCACCGTGCCCGAGCTACTGGTGGTGCGCCGCGCGCCAGGCGTATGGCACCTGGTGTCCACCGTGGCGGCCCAGGTTCCGGCCGACTTGCCGATGTCGGCGCTGCTGGACGCCGCCTTCCCGCCGGCGTCGGTTACTGGAACGCCCAAACTGCGGGCCCGCCAACTGATTTCACAGTGGGAGCAGCGTCGTCGCGGAATATATTGCGGCACAGTTGGTTTCGCATCACCAATCGCCGGTTCCGAGCTCAACGTCGCGATCCGCACCGTCGAATTCGACACCGCGGGCAACGCCGTCCTGGGCGTTGGCGGCGGGATCACCGCGGACTCCGACCCCGACGCCGAGTGGCAGGAATGCCTGCACAAGGCCGCACCCATCGTCGGGATGGCGGTGCCGGCGAGCGCCACTCGCGTCGGCTAG